A region from the [Limnothrix rosea] IAM M-220 genome encodes:
- a CDS encoding tetratricopeptide repeat protein, which translates to MKLRYWVILGSTFFFTQTPLAAEIKGQSTLPQLPLAIAQNESEPVEPATEKNPSTTEVSDTARLEAIQFYNDGVDKLTSGDFNGAIAAFTASLELDPTDADAFYNRGYSHHVLGDFQAAFDDYGQATELNPEFADAYGNRCYAAYLLKNYDAALENCEAAIALTQANPDFFINRGNTYDDLAVIASENGNTTLASQHHEQAIADYDTAISLQPDHAKAYYNRALAYNRISDHQAAVRDYNASIERRSDFAEAYFNRGISHYQLDNTEQAIADLTKAAEIFGQQNQIENQAQALELLDTIQP; encoded by the coding sequence ATGAAACTTCGATACTGGGTCATTCTCGGCAGCACCTTCTTCTTCACCCAAACACCCCTCGCTGCGGAAATTAAAGGGCAGTCAACTCTTCCACAATTACCGCTAGCAATCGCTCAAAATGAAAGCGAACCAGTAGAGCCTGCTACAGAGAAGAATCCTTCTACAACAGAAGTGAGCGACACAGCACGTCTCGAAGCAATTCAGTTTTATAACGATGGTGTTGATAAACTGACCAGCGGTGATTTTAATGGGGCGATCGCCGCCTTTACCGCCTCCCTCGAACTTGACCCAACCGATGCTGATGCATTTTATAATCGCGGCTATAGCCACCATGTTTTAGGGGATTTTCAAGCAGCCTTTGACGACTACGGCCAAGCGACAGAGCTCAATCCCGAATTTGCCGATGCCTACGGCAACCGTTGCTACGCAGCCTATTTATTAAAAAACTACGATGCGGCTCTAGAAAATTGTGAAGCGGCGATCGCCCTCACCCAAGCTAACCCAGACTTTTTTATCAATCGCGGCAATACCTACGACGACCTAGCCGTCATCGCTTCAGAAAATGGCAACACCACACTAGCAAGCCAACACCACGAACAGGCGATCGCTGATTATGACACCGCTATTAGCCTTCAGCCAGACCATGCCAAGGCCTATTACAACCGCGCCCTAGCCTACAATCGCATTAGTGACCACCAGGCCGCCGTTCGCGACTACAATGCCAGCATTGAACGCCGCAGCGACTTTGCCGAAGCCTACTTCAACCGCGGTATTTCCCACTATCAACTAGACAACACAGAACAGGCGATCGCCGACCTTACCAAAGCCGCAGAAATTTTCGGCCAACAAAACCAAATCGAGAACCAAGCCCAAGCCCTCGAACTCCTCGATACCATCCAGCCCTAA
- the dnaK gene encoding molecular chaperone DnaK, producing MGRVVGIDLGTTNSVVAVMEGSKPIVIANSEGTRTTPSVVGFNKDGELLVGQMARRQSVLNPQNTYYGVKRFMGRRYAELTPESKQVPYTIRRTEEDTIKIRCPRLRQEFAAEEISAKIIRRLADEAERYLGEEVTGAVITVPAYFNDSQRQATRDAGRIAGLEVLRILNEPTAAALAYGLEQKESSSILVFDLGGGTFDVSVLEVGDGIFEVKSTSGDTQLGGNDFDRKIVDWLAEQFLEAEGIDLRKDRQSLQRLTEAAEKAKIELSGVTTTEINLPFITATEDGPKHLETQLDRATFESLSGELVSRLRRPIKRALQDAGISPVQIREVVLVGGSTRIPLVQGLVRSFIDREPNQNVNPDEVVAVGAAIQAGILGGEVKDILLLDVTPLSLGLETIGGVMKKLIPRNTTIPVRRSDIFSTGENNQTVVEIHVMQGEREMAQGNKSLGRFKLTGIPPAPRGVPQVQVSFDIDANGILQVAARDKTTGREQSITVQGSSTLTDAEVNRMMQNAEQFAQQDRERREKVEKRNRAKALTDQASRRLKEVTLDFGSQFASYYRRRIESLSQEILEGLKQNDDRRLDRAQADLQDALYELNREVRMQYEDEDESFFSTIKKTFIGDDEDDDYYYDSRQASRPGSGGYSTGYGAGRGDYDYDEPRQPQRNQGYEYDRRSPQRQQPPGRDYNYGAANPPRQNYSGNQPTNDNSYGNGAAPRRRPADRPDPRRPKPSARDPYEQRNVSRKYYSEGKGRNIPYENDWDEDDEWF from the coding sequence ATGGGTAGAGTAGTCGGCATCGATCTCGGAACAACTAATTCCGTTGTCGCAGTAATGGAAGGCAGCAAACCCATTGTTATTGCCAACTCAGAAGGCACAAGAACAACCCCATCCGTCGTTGGCTTCAACAAAGACGGCGAACTCCTTGTCGGGCAAATGGCTCGGCGACAATCAGTCCTCAATCCCCAGAACACCTACTACGGTGTCAAACGCTTTATGGGGAGACGATACGCAGAACTAACCCCAGAATCAAAACAAGTTCCCTACACCATCCGCCGCACCGAAGAAGACACCATTAAAATTCGTTGTCCCCGCCTCCGCCAAGAATTTGCCGCCGAAGAAATCTCCGCAAAAATTATTCGCCGCCTAGCAGACGAAGCCGAACGTTACCTAGGCGAAGAAGTTACCGGAGCCGTGATCACCGTGCCCGCCTACTTCAACGATTCCCAACGCCAAGCCACCCGCGATGCCGGACGCATTGCTGGCCTAGAAGTACTCCGGATTCTCAATGAACCGACAGCAGCCGCTCTAGCCTACGGCCTCGAACAAAAAGAAAGCTCTTCCATTCTTGTCTTTGACCTAGGAGGCGGCACCTTCGACGTGTCCGTCCTTGAAGTGGGCGACGGCATCTTCGAAGTCAAATCCACCAGTGGCGATACCCAGCTTGGTGGTAATGACTTTGATCGCAAAATTGTCGATTGGCTAGCAGAACAGTTCCTCGAAGCCGAAGGCATTGATCTCCGCAAAGACCGTCAGTCATTACAGCGCCTCACCGAAGCAGCAGAAAAAGCAAAAATTGAGCTGTCTGGCGTTACAACGACGGAAATTAATCTTCCCTTTATTACCGCCACAGAGGATGGCCCAAAGCATTTAGAAACCCAGCTTGACCGTGCCACCTTTGAAAGTCTTAGTGGCGAATTAGTTAGCCGCCTACGCCGTCCCATTAAACGTGCGTTACAGGATGCGGGCATTAGTCCGGTACAAATCCGAGAAGTTGTCCTTGTGGGCGGCTCTACGCGTATTCCGCTGGTGCAGGGTTTAGTGCGGAGCTTTATTGACCGGGAGCCAAACCAAAATGTCAATCCCGATGAAGTCGTGGCAGTGGGTGCGGCGATTCAGGCGGGCATTCTTGGGGGCGAAGTTAAGGATATTCTTTTGCTCGATGTAACACCCCTTTCCCTTGGTCTAGAAACCATTGGTGGGGTAATGAAAAAGCTCATTCCGAGAAATACCACTATTCCAGTCCGGCGCTCTGACATTTTTTCCACTGGCGAAAATAATCAAACAGTCGTTGAAATTCACGTGATGCAGGGTGAGCGGGAAATGGCGCAGGGAAATAAATCCCTTGGTCGGTTTAAATTAACGGGTATTCCTCCAGCACCTCGCGGTGTGCCTCAAGTTCAGGTGTCCTTTGATATTGATGCCAATGGTATTTTGCAGGTGGCGGCACGGGATAAAACCACTGGTCGTGAGCAAAGTATTACGGTACAGGGTTCTTCGACGCTGACTGATGCTGAAGTGAACCGGATGATGCAAAATGCGGAACAGTTTGCCCAGCAGGATCGTGAGCGCCGTGAAAAAGTCGAAAAGCGTAATCGGGCCAAGGCGTTAACGGATCAGGCTTCGAGAAGATTAAAGGAAGTTACCCTTGATTTTGGTAGTCAGTTTGCTAGCTACTATCGCCGTCGTATTGAAAGCTTATCCCAAGAAATTTTGGAAGGCCTCAAGCAAAATGACGATCGCCGCCTAGATCGTGCCCAGGCAGATTTACAGGATGCTTTGTATGAGCTGAACCGCGAAGTGCGGATGCAATACGAAGATGAGGATGAATCCTTCTTTAGCACCATCAAGAAAACTTTTATTGGTGACGATGAGGATGATGACTATTATTATGATTCTCGTCAGGCTTCGCGACCCGGTTCTGGTGGTTATAGCACAGGTTATGGGGCAGGACGTGGCGATTATGACTATGATGAACCGCGGCAGCCCCAGCGCAATCAAGGCTATGAGTATGATCGGCGATCGCCCCAAAGACAGCAGCCCCCTGGCCGGGATTATAACTATGGGGCAGCCAATCCACCGCGCCAAAACTACAGTGGCAATCAACCGACTAATGACAACAGTTATGGCAATGGTGCAGCGCCGCGCCGTCGCCCAGCAGATCGTCCAGACCCCCGTCGCCCCAAGCCTTCTGCGAGAGACCCCTACGAACAAAGAAATGTCTCCCGCAAGTACTACAGCGAAGGTAAAGGTCGCAATATTCCCTACGAAAATGACTGGGATGAAGATGACGAGTGGTTTTAA
- a CDS encoding DnaJ C-terminal domain-containing protein, translated as MNNLRNYYEILGVPRNASSDEIKQAFRRLARRYHPDVNPGDKVAEEKFKDINEAYEILSDDGRRSQYDQFSRAVGNKYSRPGFSRTPNRNKRNDFSQFANIGSVNPFGDKKRQTTQQTQARVRTSNYDDYRPGTTKTTKVATPKPPSRRDVEARLTLPLEKAYRGGRERIRLEDGRSLEVEMPPHMVDGQRIRLRNQGINGGDLYLKITVARHPFFDIQGADIYCQLPLSPTEAILGGSIEIPTIDGLVKMTVPNGVKAGQRLRLANKGYPRSSGNRGDQFVEVQIVLPVEITPEEKALYEKLREVESFNPRKDIYQYS; from the coding sequence ATGAACAATTTGCGTAACTATTATGAAATTTTAGGCGTTCCTCGGAATGCTTCGAGTGATGAGATTAAGCAGGCATTTCGTCGATTAGCGCGTCGCTATCACCCTGATGTCAATCCGGGCGATAAGGTTGCTGAGGAAAAATTTAAGGACATCAATGAGGCCTACGAAATTCTCTCCGATGATGGGCGGCGATCGCAATACGACCAGTTCAGTCGCGCCGTAGGCAATAAATACAGCCGTCCCGGTTTTAGTCGTACACCCAACCGTAATAAGCGCAACGATTTTAGTCAGTTCGCCAATATTGGCAGCGTGAATCCCTTTGGCGATAAGAAACGTCAAACAACTCAGCAAACCCAAGCCCGTGTTAGGACGAGCAATTACGACGATTACCGTCCCGGCACAACCAAAACCACAAAAGTTGCCACACCAAAGCCACCATCTAGGCGTGATGTGGAAGCACGGTTAACGCTCCCCCTTGAAAAGGCCTATCGGGGTGGTCGTGAAAGAATTCGTCTAGAAGATGGGCGATCGCTGGAAGTAGAGATGCCTCCCCATATGGTGGATGGGCAACGCATTCGGCTGCGGAACCAAGGCATTAATGGCGGCGATCTTTATCTCAAAATCACGGTGGCGCGTCACCCATTTTTTGATATCCAAGGCGCAGATATTTATTGCCAATTACCCCTAAGCCCGACTGAAGCGATTTTGGGTGGTTCCATCGAGATTCCGACCATTGATGGTCTAGTCAAAATGACTGTGCCCAACGGCGTAAAAGCTGGGCAAAGACTACGTTTGGCAAATAAAGGCTATCCCCGCAGTTCTGGAAATCGTGGTGATCAGTTTGTGGAAGTACAAATTGTCTTGCCCGTGGAAATCACGCCTGAAGAAAAAGCTTTGTATGAAAAATTGCGGGAAGTGGAAAGTTTTAATCCGCGCAAAGATATTTACCAGTATTCCTAA
- a CDS encoding RluA family pseudouridine synthase — protein MLNQGWIYGDRPKRCHVGLTVLDFYSQNYRHSSRTKWSERIAQGQIFVDGQPAKAEQLIEKNQRLAYHREPWEEPDAPLDYEIVHAEEDFLIIDKPSGLPVLPGGFFLENTLLHQLRKHFPNETPIPIHRLGRGTSGLMILGRSPLGKQHLSQQIRLHKITKIYRALIPAGDYPDQLTITTPIGKVPHPVIGKLHAVHPEGKPSHSEMTVLERHPETSLVAVNIKTGRPHQIRIHMAAIGFPLLGDPLYAPGGLPKIATPPEKTALPGDCGYFLHATELKFLHPKTLKTQSFYSPPQFNSQEIAEKFRKT, from the coding sequence ATGCTTAATCAGGGCTGGATTTATGGCGATCGCCCCAAACGTTGCCATGTCGGTTTAACGGTACTGGATTTTTATAGTCAAAATTATCGCCATTCCAGTCGTACAAAATGGTCAGAACGCATCGCTCAAGGGCAAATTTTTGTCGATGGGCAACCTGCCAAAGCAGAACAACTTATAGAAAAAAATCAACGGCTTGCCTACCACCGCGAACCTTGGGAAGAGCCAGACGCACCGTTAGATTATGAGATTGTTCACGCAGAAGAAGATTTTTTGATTATTGATAAACCCTCTGGATTACCTGTATTACCCGGCGGTTTTTTTCTGGAAAATACGCTACTCCATCAGCTCCGCAAGCATTTTCCGAATGAAACGCCTATTCCAATTCATCGCTTGGGGCGAGGTACATCCGGACTCATGATCCTAGGGCGATCGCCCCTCGGCAAACAGCACTTGAGCCAGCAAATCCGCCTACACAAAATCACCAAGATTTACCGTGCCCTCATTCCCGCAGGCGACTATCCAGACCAGCTCACCATTACCACCCCCATCGGTAAAGTCCCCCATCCAGTTATTGGTAAACTCCACGCCGTTCATCCCGAGGGCAAACCGTCCCACAGTGAAATGACCGTACTCGAACGCCATCCCGAAACATCTTTAGTCGCAGTCAATATTAAAACGGGACGACCTCACCAAATTCGCATTCACATGGCGGCGATCGGTTTTCCACTACTCGGCGATCCACTCTATGCACCAGGTGGTCTGCCAAAAATCGCTACTCCTCCTGAAAAAACAGCTTTACCCGGCGATTGTGGCTATTTCTTGCACGCCACTGAACTCAAGTTTCTTCATCCAAAAACCCTAAAAACACAGTCGTTTTACAGCCCGCCGCAGTTCAACTCTCAAGAAATCGCCGAGAAATTTCGGAAAACATGA
- a CDS encoding AbrB/MazE/SpoVT family DNA-binding domain-containing protein, translating into MSEAIKTRLVKIGNSQGIRIPKLLLEQSGIRDDVEIQVYEGQLIIRPVKSVREGWEDAFQTMHDNRDDALVDEVTETLWESDEWEWQ; encoded by the coding sequence ATGAGCGAAGCTATCAAAACACGCCTCGTCAAAATTGGGAATTCCCAAGGGATCCGGATTCCAAAACTTTTGTTGGAGCAAAGTGGTATTCGCGATGATGTGGAAATCCAAGTGTATGAAGGCCAACTGATTATTCGTCCGGTGAAGTCAGTTCGTGAGGGATGGGAAGATGCGTTTCAAACAATGCACGACAACCGGGATGACGCTCTAGTAGACGAAGTGACAGAAACACTTTGGGAGTCCGATGAATGGGAATGGCAGTAA
- a CDS encoding type II toxin-antitoxin system PemK/MazF family toxin yields the protein MAVNRFDVFLVNLDPTVGSEIKKTRPCLIISPDEMNRKIATVIIAPMTTRGRTYPTRVSCRFQGKSGQIILDQIRTIDKTRLVKKLGKITTTTQQQVLSILAELFAP from the coding sequence ATGGCAGTAAATCGGTTTGATGTTTTTCTCGTGAACCTTGATCCCACAGTTGGCAGTGAAATCAAAAAAACACGTCCTTGCCTCATTATTTCTCCAGATGAGATGAACCGAAAAATTGCAACAGTGATTATTGCGCCGATGACGACCAGAGGTCGCACCTACCCAACCCGTGTTAGCTGTAGGTTTCAAGGAAAAAGTGGACAAATTATTCTTGATCAAATTAGAACAATCGATAAAACTCGCCTAGTTAAGAAACTAGGTAAAATTACGACGACGACCCAACAACAGGTGCTATCGATTCTTGCTGAATTATTTGCACCATAA
- a CDS encoding S-methyl-5'-thioadenosine phosphorylase, giving the protein MADIKIGIIGGSGLYKMEALQDVEEIAIETPFGDPSDKFVTGTLDGTPVVFLPRHGRGHHLLPTELPFRANIYALKTLGVEYIISASAVGSLKAECKPVDMVIPDQFIDRTRHRTDTFFGEGIVAHIAFGDPICLDLAKVLGDAVEESKLEGVDLHRGGTYICMEGPAFSTKAESNLYRSWGASIIGMTNLQEAKLAREAEIAYATLALVTDYDCWHPDHDSVTVEMVIGNLQKNAMNAQKVIRSVVAKLATNPPKSVAHDALKYAILTPKDNVPDETKTKLAAILSKYFD; this is encoded by the coding sequence ATGGCAGACATCAAAATCGGGATTATCGGTGGTAGCGGACTCTACAAAATGGAAGCGCTACAGGACGTTGAAGAGATTGCGATAGAAACTCCATTTGGTGACCCCAGCGACAAATTTGTAACGGGAACCCTTGATGGCACACCAGTCGTTTTCTTACCTCGCCACGGTCGCGGCCACCATCTTTTACCCACAGAACTCCCTTTTCGCGCCAATATCTATGCCCTGAAAACTCTCGGTGTTGAATACATTATTTCGGCCTCTGCGGTAGGTTCCCTTAAGGCAGAATGTAAGCCTGTTGATATGGTGATTCCGGATCAGTTTATTGATCGCACCCGCCACCGCACTGACACTTTTTTCGGAGAAGGGATTGTCGCTCACATTGCTTTCGGTGATCCGATTTGCCTAGACCTAGCAAAAGTCTTGGGAGATGCGGTCGAAGAATCAAAGTTAGAAGGTGTGGATTTGCATCGCGGTGGAACTTATATATGTATGGAAGGCCCGGCATTTTCGACAAAAGCCGAGTCAAATCTCTACCGGAGCTGGGGCGCAAGTATTATCGGCATGACCAATCTTCAGGAAGCAAAATTGGCACGGGAAGCAGAAATCGCCTATGCCACTCTGGCTTTAGTGACAGACTATGATTGCTGGCATCCGGATCACGATAGTGTGACGGTTGAAATGGTGATCGGCAATCTCCAGAAAAATGCGATGAATGCTCAAAAAGTAATTCGTTCAGTCGTGGCAAAACTCGCGACGAACCCACCAAAATCTGTTGCCCACGATGCATTAAAGTACGCAATCCTCACACCAAAGGACAA